In Nostoc sp. CENA543, a single genomic region encodes these proteins:
- a CDS encoding tetratricopeptide repeat protein, whose protein sequence is MNLSDDDLILPFLNQAQTYQEQGLYSETLGCYLQCLEFCQNRWGKEHLTVITSFHHLATFYHANGRNGSAEYCYVKALEITRRVRGDEHLDVATSLDRLAYFYRSQNRHNEIEPLYIEALTIRRKLLDAEHPDIATSFKRLEHLYYSQNKYNEAEILYLEALGIKSKLWGREHPDIATLLNKLAEIYRYQGKYSEAEPLYIAALEIRWNLLGKEQPDVVTILNNLATLYCFQGKYSEAETLYAQALRLIFLNQEHRHVTTILNNVATLYNYQGRYNEARLLCLQILALKYKLLGENHLDIIPTRNNLAVICHSQGMYTTAESFLIPAGSMIEKLQGKEHIDFATYLNNRVEISRFQARNYYKWAEYVLQEALTIKRKLLGEEHPDVANMLNNLAVIYYLQDKFNEAESLFIQALTIIRQLLGEEHPDFATSLNNLAFFYYSQQRYSEAEPLFIQALDILVQQLGTNHPHTVSVRHNLADLRDASHSEN, encoded by the coding sequence ATGAACTTGAGTGATGATGATTTAATTTTGCCCTTTCTCAACCAGGCTCAAACTTATCAAGAGCAAGGTTTATACAGTGAAACTTTAGGTTGTTATCTACAATGTCTAGAATTTTGTCAAAATCGTTGGGGTAAAGAACACCTAACCGTTATCACCAGTTTCCATCACTTAGCTACTTTTTATCATGCCAATGGTAGAAACGGTTCTGCTGAATATTGTTATGTCAAAGCATTAGAAATTACGCGTAGAGTGCGAGGAGATGAACATCTAGATGTTGCTACTAGTTTAGATAGGTTAGCGTATTTTTATCGTTCTCAAAATAGGCACAACGAAATAGAGCCTTTGTATATTGAAGCTTTGACAATTAGGCGCAAACTTTTGGATGCAGAACATCCTGATATTGCTACTAGCTTTAAAAGGTTAGAACATCTCTATTATTCCCAAAATAAATATAATGAAGCCGAAATTTTGTATCTTGAAGCTTTGGGAATTAAAAGTAAGTTGTGGGGAAGAGAACATCCTGATATTGCTACTCTCCTCAATAAATTAGCAGAAATATACCGTTACCAAGGTAAATATAGTGAAGCCGAACCGCTATATATTGCAGCTTTAGAAATAAGATGGAATTTACTAGGAAAAGAACAGCCCGATGTCGTTACTATTCTCAATAACCTAGCAACGCTTTATTGTTTCCAAGGTAAATACAGTGAAGCTGAAACATTATACGCCCAAGCATTAAGGCTAATCTTTTTAAATCAAGAACATCGTCATGTCACTACTATTCTAAATAATGTAGCAACCCTATACAATTACCAAGGCAGATATAATGAAGCTCGATTATTGTGTCTGCAAATATTAGCACTTAAATACAAGCTGCTAGGAGAAAACCATCTTGATATTATCCCTACACGGAATAACCTAGCAGTAATTTGTCACTCACAAGGTATGTATACAACTGCTGAATCATTTTTGATTCCAGCCGGTTCAATGATTGAAAAATTACAAGGAAAAGAACACATTGATTTTGCCACATACCTCAACAACCGGGTAGAAATTAGTCGTTTTCAAGCTAGAAATTACTATAAATGGGCAGAATATGTTTTACAAGAAGCTTTAACAATCAAGCGTAAATTACTAGGAGAAGAACATCCTGATGTTGCCAATATGTTGAATAATCTAGCAGTTATCTATTATCTGCAAGATAAATTTAATGAAGCGGAATCTCTGTTTATTCAAGCTTTAACAATTATCCGTCAGTTATTGGGAGAAGAACACCCAGATTTTGCTACTAGCCTCAACAATTTGGCATTCTTTTACTATTCACAACAAAGATACAGTGAAGCTGAACCTCTGTTTATTCAAGCTTTAGATATTTTAGTACAGCAATTAGGGACGAATCATCCCCATACGGTGAGCGTGCGTCACAACTTAGCAGATTTACGCGATGCTTCTCACTCAGAAAACTAA
- a CDS encoding YegS/Rv2252/BmrU family lipid kinase, protein MNRSACLIFNPVAGQGNPDLDLAQIRSILEPELNLDVQLTTEETGADELATAAVQRGVDLIIASGGDGTLSAAAVAVAGTNIPFGIISRGTANAFAAALRVPDTIDAACRTILQGITRDVDIAYCNDLPMILLAGIGFEAETVELADREAKKRFGIMAYILAGIQQLRELESFDVEIETEDKIIKTTAAAVTVANAAPPTSVLAQGPAGIVYDDGLLDLTIVAPSSKAGAIAATYHLFQTASSGNAAERDDIGYLRAKQFKITTDPPQKIVIDGEVVGTTPVDIKCVPGALKVFVPSVPELEPMEKLEGLPNLQIELKESGSEEG, encoded by the coding sequence ATGAATCGTTCCGCTTGCCTGATTTTTAATCCCGTGGCTGGACAAGGTAATCCAGATTTGGATTTGGCTCAAATTCGGTCAATTTTAGAACCAGAACTTAATTTAGATGTGCAATTAACTACAGAAGAAACTGGTGCTGATGAACTGGCAACAGCAGCAGTTCAACGGGGTGTCGATTTAATTATCGCCTCTGGTGGTGACGGAACTTTATCGGCGGCGGCTGTGGCTGTGGCTGGGACTAATATTCCCTTTGGGATTATCTCACGAGGGACAGCTAACGCTTTTGCAGCTGCTTTAAGAGTTCCTGATACTATTGACGCAGCTTGTCGGACGATTTTACAGGGAATCACCCGTGATGTAGATATAGCTTATTGCAATGATCTGCCAATGATTCTATTAGCGGGAATTGGGTTTGAGGCGGAAACTGTAGAACTAGCAGACAGAGAAGCCAAAAAACGCTTTGGGATTATGGCGTATATCCTAGCGGGAATTCAGCAGTTAAGAGAGTTAGAAAGCTTTGATGTCGAAATTGAAACAGAAGATAAAATCATCAAAACTACTGCGGCGGCGGTAACTGTAGCCAATGCTGCACCCCCAACTTCAGTTTTAGCCCAAGGCCCGGCGGGAATTGTCTATGATGATGGATTATTAGATTTAACAATTGTAGCTCCTAGTAGTAAAGCCGGAGCGATCGCCGCTACCTATCATCTATTTCAAACCGCTTCTTCAGGAAACGCCGCCGAACGCGATGATATTGGTTATTTACGTGCGAAACAGTTCAAAATCACCACAGATCCACCACAAAAGATAGTAATTGATGGCGAAGTCGTAGGAACAACACCAGTTGACATTAAATGTGTTCCTGGCGCGTTAAAAGTATTTGTTCCCTCAGTGCCAGAATTAGAACCAATGGAGAAATTAGAAGGATTACCGAACTTACAGATTGAGTTGAAAGAGTCAGGGAGTGAGGAGGGATGA
- a CDS encoding bifunctional serine/threonine-protein kinase/formylglycine-generating enzyme family protein, translating into MNTLVGRYEIIKLLGGGGFAVTYLARDNFQPSKPLCVVKQLRPNQTQSRVIEFFEKEAAILERLGKHPYIPQLLAHFNQDQNLYIVQEFIEGQDLSREIVPGKRLSESYVTKLLQDALEILSFVHQQGVIHRDIKPQNLMRRQDGKIILIDFGAVKELGTLMINSQGEVNSSVVIGTPGYMSYEQYRGKPCFGSDIYALGVMAIQALTGVLPAELPEDSQTGEIIWQNQVQVSDHLAEVLTKMVRHHFSMRYPNATETLQALISVTAPLPPTVVSEVNKELYLQEVTSRAQQGEGDLSVIALRILESRRVELGLLEEEAREIQAQVLQPYREYQRKLKEYEQALIDVVKQEYPLSQRTQKELQDYQQYLGLRNEDIAAIEARVFAPLQSELQRQQQEAERLHQQQQRKQQQEASKAKSNAIIQTQTFEFETATITVINSGFIGLGKKHEINRIRGSAEYFRENLGNGVSLDMVAIPGGKFIMGSPKNEPGRNDTESPQHPVNVKPFFMGKFPVTQAQWQAVTGFAKVNIDLNPNPSHFKGANRPVEKVSWYEAVEFCARLSQTTGRIYRLPSEAEWEYACRVGTTTPYYFGETITKDLANYDNIYQQTTDVGAFPATLFGLSDMCGNIWEWCQDKWHKNYDNAPTDGSAWFGANNKYRPLRGGSWPSNPWLCRCASRSWSEPEYRADYIGFRVVCSAART; encoded by the coding sequence TTGAACACGCTGGTGGGACGCTACGAAATCATCAAGTTACTAGGTGGCGGTGGTTTTGCCGTCACATATCTGGCTAGGGATAATTTTCAACCTAGTAAACCCTTATGTGTTGTAAAACAACTACGTCCCAACCAAACCCAAAGCCGCGTTATCGAATTTTTTGAGAAAGAAGCCGCTATCCTCGAAAGACTGGGAAAACATCCCTACATTCCTCAACTACTGGCACACTTTAACCAAGACCAGAATCTATATATAGTGCAAGAGTTTATCGAAGGGCAAGATTTAAGTCGAGAAATTGTACCTGGTAAGCGGCTGAGTGAAAGTTATGTCACCAAACTTTTACAAGATGCGTTAGAAATCCTCTCCTTTGTCCATCAACAGGGAGTTATTCACCGCGACATCAAACCCCAAAACTTAATGCGTCGCCAAGATGGCAAGATTATTTTGATAGACTTCGGCGCAGTCAAAGAATTAGGAACATTAATGATTAATAGCCAAGGTGAGGTCAATTCTAGCGTAGTGATTGGCACACCTGGTTATATGTCTTATGAACAATATCGCGGTAAACCTTGTTTTGGTAGCGATATTTATGCGTTAGGGGTAATGGCTATTCAAGCTTTAACAGGTGTTTTACCCGCAGAATTGCCAGAAGACAGCCAAACAGGGGAAATTATCTGGCAAAATCAAGTACAGGTGAGCGATCATTTGGCTGAAGTGTTAACTAAAATGGTGCGTCATCATTTCAGTATGCGCTACCCTAACGCCACAGAAACATTACAAGCTTTAATCTCAGTCACAGCACCATTACCACCGACAGTTGTATCTGAGGTTAACAAGGAATTATATCTGCAAGAAGTTACGAGTCGCGCCCAGCAGGGTGAAGGTGATCTTTCTGTCATTGCTTTGAGAATATTAGAATCAAGGCGCGTCGAGTTGGGGTTGTTGGAGGAGGAAGCAAGAGAAATTCAAGCACAAGTTTTGCAACCCTATCGGGAATATCAACGCAAGTTAAAAGAATATGAACAGGCGTTAATTGATGTAGTCAAACAAGAATATCCCCTTAGTCAGCGAACACAAAAGGAATTACAAGACTATCAGCAATATTTGGGATTACGGAATGAAGATATTGCAGCCATAGAAGCAAGAGTATTTGCGCCACTACAGTCAGAATTACAACGACAGCAGCAGGAAGCCGAAAGATTACATCAACAACAACAGCGAAAACAACAACAGGAAGCGTCTAAGGCTAAATCTAACGCCATTATTCAAACTCAAACCTTTGAATTTGAAACCGCTACCATTACAGTTATAAATTCAGGGTTTATAGGTTTAGGAAAGAAACATGAAATCAACCGCATTCGGGGAAGTGCTGAGTATTTTAGAGAAAACCTGGGTAATGGCGTGTCTTTAGATATGGTGGCAATTCCTGGCGGTAAATTTATCATGGGTTCACCAAAAAATGAACCAGGACGAAATGATACTGAAAGTCCACAGCATCCAGTTAATGTAAAACCCTTTTTCATGGGTAAATTTCCTGTGACTCAAGCACAATGGCAAGCTGTTACTGGTTTTGCTAAGGTGAATATTGATTTAAATCCCAACCCATCTCATTTTAAAGGTGCTAATCGTCCTGTAGAAAAGGTTTCTTGGTATGAGGCGGTAGAATTTTGCGCGAGATTATCTCAAACAACTGGGAGAATTTATCGTTTACCGAGTGAAGCAGAATGGGAATATGCTTGTCGCGTGGGGACGACTACGCCCTATTACTTTGGTGAAACAATTACCAAGGATTTAGCGAATTACGACAATATTTACCAACAAACAACTGATGTGGGAGCATTTCCTGCAACCCTCTTTGGTTTATCTGATATGTGTGGTAATATATGGGAATGGTGTCAGGATAAGTGGCACAAAAATTATGACAATGCACCTACCGACGGAAGTGCTTGGTTCGGTGCTAATAATAAATATAGGCCGTTGCGCGGTGGTTCTTGGCCCAGTAATCCTTGGCTCTGTCGCTGTGCATCTCGTAGCTGGAGTGAGCCGGAATACAGGGCCGACTACATCGGTTTTCGGGTTGTGTGTTCCGCCGCGAGGACTTAG
- a CDS encoding tetratricopeptide repeat protein: MTINELFDDDDNLDAYDDLIVSIQAKEQGLSLLIAVCDDLNFREQIIEQYETELQPEIRPYRVTLPRGEPSLRAAIAHLVENEAYLQQHQPAVITVTGAEKLYFLKLGKERSEQEIFFGYLQWTREALREFPFAIVLWVTNQLLVSLIKKAPDFWSWRNGVFHFISKKKNTVSSRELEPIFYAFIGHEISNFDDDNPYLLPIEDLQRFIQDQEKRGEKDATLATLYFNLGHIYSERLERSEFQDYQKEQELGIKYLSKAVELQKELGLERDVALSLNNLAELYRSQGKYSQAEPLHIQALALSRKLLGEEHPSVATSLNNLAALYRSQGRYSEAEPLYIEALALRRKLLGEEHPSVATSLNNLAELYRSQRRYSEAEPLYIEALALWRKLLGEEHPDVATSLNNLALLYRSQGKYSEAELLLIQALALWRELLGEEHPSIATSLNNLAELYRSQGKYREAEPLYIQALALRRKLLGEEHPSVATSLNNLAALYNSQGKYSQAEALYIQALNILERQLGLNHPNTVTVRKNLAYLRDSLTSEQ, from the coding sequence ATGACAATTAATGAACTATTTGATGATGATGACAATCTAGATGCTTATGATGATTTAATTGTCAGCATTCAAGCGAAAGAACAGGGTTTGAGTTTGCTGATAGCTGTTTGCGATGATTTGAATTTTCGAGAGCAAATTATCGAGCAGTATGAAACAGAATTACAACCAGAAATCCGTCCTTATCGTGTGACATTACCCAGAGGTGAGCCAAGTTTGAGGGCTGCTATTGCTCACTTAGTGGAAAATGAAGCATATTTGCAGCAACATCAACCAGCAGTAATTACGGTGACTGGTGCAGAAAAGCTTTATTTTCTCAAGCTGGGAAAGGAGCGTTCTGAACAAGAAATATTTTTCGGTTATTTGCAGTGGACTAGAGAAGCTTTAAGGGAATTTCCCTTTGCTATTGTCTTGTGGGTGACTAATCAGCTTTTAGTTAGTTTGATTAAAAAAGCTCCTGATTTTTGGAGTTGGCGAAATGGTGTTTTTCACTTTATATCAAAAAAGAAAAACACTGTTTCTAGTAGAGAGTTAGAGCCAATTTTTTATGCTTTTATTGGTCATGAAATATCGAACTTTGATGATGACAATCCTTACTTGCTACCTATAGAAGATTTGCAAAGATTTATTCAGGATCAGGAAAAACGGGGTGAAAAAGATGCAACTTTAGCGACTTTGTATTTTAATTTAGGTCATATTTATAGCGAAAGACTTGAAAGAAGTGAATTTCAAGACTACCAAAAAGAGCAAGAATTAGGAATTAAGTATTTAAGCAAGGCTGTAGAACTGCAAAAAGAGTTAGGTTTAGAAAGAGACGTAGCTCTTAGCCTCAACAACCTAGCAGAACTCTACCGTTCCCAAGGGAAATACAGCCAAGCCGAACCATTGCACATCCAAGCTTTGGCACTGTCGCGCAAACTCCTGGGTGAAGAACATCCATCTGTCGCCACTAGCCTCAACAACCTAGCAGCACTCTACCGTTCCCAAGGAAGATACAGCGAAGCCGAACCCTTGTACATCGAAGCTTTAGCACTGAGGCGCAAACTCTTGGGTGAAGAACATCCATCTGTTGCCACTAGCCTCAACAACCTAGCAGAACTCTATCGTTCCCAAAGGAGATACAGCGAAGCCGAACCCTTGTACATCGAAGCTTTGGCACTGTGGCGCAAACTCCTGGGGGAAGAACATCCAGATGTCGCCACTAGCCTCAACAACCTAGCTCTACTCTACCGTTCCCAAGGGAAGTACAGCGAAGCCGAACTGTTGTTAATTCAGGCCTTGGCACTGTGGCGCGAACTCTTGGGTGAAGAACATCCATCTATTGCCACTAGCCTCAACAACCTAGCAGAACTGTACCGTTCCCAAGGGAAATACAGGGAAGCCGAACCCTTGTACATCCAAGCTTTGGCACTGCGGCGCAAACTCCTGGGTGAAGAACATCCATCTGTCGCCACTAGCCTCAACAACCTAGCTGCACTCTACAACTCCCAAGGGAAATACAGCCAAGCCGAAGCCTTGTACATCCAAGCTTTAAATATTTTAGAGCGACAATTAGGGTTAAATCATCCTAATACGGTAACTGTGCGTAAAAATTTAGCATATTTGCGCGACTCTCTCACCTCAGAACAATAA
- a CDS encoding metallophosphoesterase, translated as MKLVHDPAIAKKIRKMQQRVRWQDASILERNIDQTRLVLEDGQADSKEFSFLVVGDSGSGKHKGHNPQRQVAELMLPHYQDCRFLLHTGDVVYLVGSSEYYHQNFIQPYRELLVGGEHPKDIAYDRIVFKLPVLPVPGNHDYYELPLVLSLLSLTTLPIRYVLRSQLDIDVGLHGSGVGDAYAKAFIDYLHRLKLPGELPRHLDQHYTATTDTGRTLVYKPGYFTRIPNRYYTFRYGGIDFFALDSNTFNAPQPLPHTQKGDRDRQILASRQQDLEREKMQIIESSAKLNPENPNEAEQLDDFHHKLSQIEEIILDISKQLTTEQPQKIDTVQLDWLKQRLIASWHNPEVRGRVIYFHHPPYVTEATKWEQAQTLAIRSHLREVFQAVAAAIGKLNQGRPLVDLVLNGHAHCLEYLQTLDTGHADSNINWLVCGGSGYSLRRQRTEGADLTETWGNTERLIARSHFFLGRNGQGFEKRRPYSCVRIDVTGEDKPQFKIRPLVAEWYQRQWHNYELPAIMI; from the coding sequence GTGAAACTGGTTCATGATCCTGCAATAGCCAAGAAAATCCGTAAAATGCAGCAACGAGTACGTTGGCAAGATGCGTCAATTTTAGAACGAAACATCGACCAAACGCGCTTAGTTCTAGAAGACGGACAAGCAGACTCAAAAGAATTCTCTTTTTTAGTTGTGGGTGATAGTGGTTCGGGAAAACATAAGGGACATAACCCCCAGCGACAAGTTGCAGAGTTGATGTTACCCCACTATCAAGACTGTCGCTTTTTACTACATACAGGTGATGTGGTTTATTTAGTGGGTTCGAGTGAATATTATCACCAAAATTTTATTCAACCTTATCGGGAATTACTTGTGGGAGGGGAACATCCCAAAGATATCGCTTACGATCGCATAGTGTTTAAGTTACCAGTTCTCCCTGTCCCCGGCAATCATGATTACTATGAATTACCGTTAGTTTTAAGTTTACTGTCTCTGACCACTTTACCGATTCGGTATGTATTGCGATCGCAGTTAGATATTGATGTCGGTTTACATGGTTCTGGTGTTGGCGATGCTTATGCTAAGGCGTTTATTGATTATCTCCATAGGTTGAAGTTACCAGGAGAATTACCCCGTCATTTAGATCAACACTACACCGCTACCACCGACACAGGACGCACTCTCGTCTATAAACCGGGGTATTTCACACGCATACCCAATCGTTATTACACCTTTCGCTATGGTGGGATTGATTTTTTCGCCCTTGATTCTAATACATTCAATGCACCCCAGCCTTTACCCCACACTCAAAAAGGCGATCGCGATCGGCAAATTTTAGCCAGTCGTCAGCAAGACTTAGAAAGGGAGAAAATGCAAATTATTGAATCTTCCGCTAAATTAAATCCTGAAAATCCCAACGAAGCTGAACAATTAGACGATTTTCACCACAAGTTATCTCAAATTGAAGAAATTATTTTAGATATCAGCAAACAATTAACCACTGAACAGCCGCAAAAAATCGACACCGTACAACTAGACTGGCTAAAGCAGAGATTAATTGCATCTTGGCATAATCCCGAAGTGCGGGGAAGAGTCATCTATTTTCATCATCCGCCATATGTGACAGAGGCGACGAAATGGGAACAGGCGCAAACCCTGGCTATTCGCAGCCATTTGCGGGAAGTTTTTCAGGCTGTAGCCGCAGCGATCGGTAAACTTAACCAAGGACGACCTTTGGTAGACTTAGTTTTAAATGGTCACGCTCATTGCTTAGAATATCTGCAAACCCTAGACACAGGACACGCCGACAGCAATATCAATTGGTTAGTTTGTGGTGGTAGTGGCTATAGTTTACGTCGCCAACGGACAGAAGGCGCAGACTTAACAGAAACTTGGGGAAATACAGAAAGATTAATTGCGCGATCGCATTTTTTCCTCGGACGTAATGGACAAGGTTTTGAGAAACGTCGTCCTTATTCCTGTGTGCGAATTGATGTCACAGGCGAAGATAAACCCCAATTTAAAATCCGTCCCCTAGTCGCTGAATGGTATCAGCGTCAGTGGCATAATTATGAGTTACCAGCCATCATGATTTGA
- a CDS encoding ATP-binding protein, whose amino-acid sequence MSDDLLKSFQQAYRNLELLPLIQTRDLERFRVDYGDDVIAELEQLVEDSPNGDGKIIFTGHRGCGKSTLLAEFSRRSQDRYFVVLFSISDTIEMSDVNHINILFSIAVNLMYEAEALKVEIPKSTKDALYKWFATRTKTEEFNLEAETSLGFDLLKLISNKLKADAAVRYEIKQEFERKISDLIARINEIAAIIHVATKKDVLVIIDDLDKLELERVNDIYRDNIKALCQPNFRIIYTIPIAVLRDKFLRPLIETETNDQVVVMPVLKLFEQGQNRQPNAQPRPQAKNILCEILQKRIPAALIELQAVEDIVVNSGGVLRELVRIANECCRICLRLIRRKPGQAVVINQQILDEAINNIRNDFAVPLGKIDYTILQTTYQNFMPDDPKEPEFLDLLHGLYVLEYRNRKNWYDVHPIVVELLREQGFINDN is encoded by the coding sequence ATGTCTGACGATTTGTTAAAGTCTTTTCAACAAGCATACAGAAATTTAGAGTTATTGCCACTGATTCAGACAAGAGATTTAGAGAGATTTAGGGTGGATTATGGTGATGATGTGATTGCTGAATTAGAGCAGTTGGTTGAAGATAGCCCTAATGGTGATGGCAAGATTATTTTTACAGGACATCGTGGTTGTGGCAAGTCTACTTTGTTAGCGGAGTTTAGCAGGCGATCGCAAGACCGTTACTTTGTGGTTTTGTTCTCTATTTCAGACACAATTGAAATGTCTGATGTCAATCATATCAATATTTTGTTTTCTATTGCTGTAAATTTAATGTACGAAGCGGAAGCTCTGAAAGTGGAGATTCCTAAGTCTACAAAAGATGCTTTGTATAAATGGTTCGCAACTCGGACTAAGACAGAAGAATTTAATCTTGAGGCGGAAACTTCTCTGGGTTTCGATTTACTTAAATTAATTAGTAATAAATTAAAAGCTGATGCGGCTGTCCGCTATGAAATTAAGCAGGAATTCGAGAGAAAAATTTCTGATTTAATTGCGCGAATTAATGAAATTGCGGCTATCATTCATGTTGCCACAAAAAAAGATGTTTTAGTTATTATAGATGATTTAGATAAATTGGAATTGGAAAGAGTCAATGATATTTATAGAGATAATATCAAAGCTCTATGTCAACCAAACTTTAGAATTATTTATACTATACCTATTGCTGTTTTAAGAGATAAGTTTCTCAGACCACTAATTGAGACAGAAACTAATGACCAAGTTGTAGTCATGCCTGTATTAAAATTATTTGAACAGGGGCAAAATCGTCAACCTAATGCCCAGCCTCGCCCACAAGCGAAAAATATTTTATGTGAAATCTTACAAAAGCGAATTCCTGCTGCACTTATAGAATTACAAGCAGTAGAAGATATTGTTGTTAATAGTGGTGGTGTGTTGCGAGAGTTGGTGAGAATTGCTAATGAATGTTGTCGTATTTGTCTGCGGTTAATTCGTCGTAAACCAGGACAGGCGGTGGTCATTAATCAGCAAATTTTAGACGAAGCAATTAATAATATCCGCAATGATTTTGCTGTGCCTTTGGGGAAAATTGACTATACCATCTTGCAAACTACATATCAGAACTTTATGCCTGATGATCCCAAAGAACCTGAGTTTTTAGACTTACTTCACGGGCTTTATGTTTTGGAATATCGCAATCGCAAAAACTGGTATGATGTTCACCCCATCGTTGTAGAACTCTTGAGAGAGCAGGGTTTCATCAATGACAATTAA